A DNA window from Bos javanicus breed banteng chromosome 10, ARS-OSU_banteng_1.0, whole genome shotgun sequence contains the following coding sequences:
- the LOC133255382 gene encoding olfactory receptor 4K15 → MNETNHSQVTEFVLMGLSNSQELQPFLFLIFSLLYLLILLGNFLIILTVTSDSRLHTPMYFLLANLSFIDICVASFATPKMIADFLVQRKTISFDACLAQIFFVHLFTGSEMVILVSMAYDRYVAICKPLHYMTIMSRRVCIILVLISWYVGFIHTTSQLAFTVNLPFCGPNQVDRSFCDLPLVTKLACIDTYVISLLIVADSGFLSLSSFLLLVLSYTVILVTVRSHSSASMAKARSTLTAHITVVTLFFGPCIFIYVWPFSSYSIDKVLAVFYTIFTPILNPVIYTLRNKEMKAAMSKLKNHYPRPQKGSDL, encoded by the coding sequence ATGAATGAGACAAATCATTCTCAGGTGACCGAATTTGTGTTGATGGGACTCTCTAATTCCCAGGAGCTCCAACCTTTCCTGTTTCTCATATTTTCACTACTGTATCTACTAATACTGCTGGGCAATTTTCTCATCATCCTCACTGTGACCTCAGATTCCCGCCTTCATACCCCTATGTACTTTCTCCTTGCAAACCTCTCTTTTATAGATATATGTGTTGCCTCCTTTGCTACCCCCAAAATGATTGCAGACTTTTTGGTTCAACGCAAGACTATTTCTTTTGATGCTTGTCTGGCCCAGAttttttttgttcatcttttcactGGCAGTGAGATGGTGATTCTTGTATCCATGGCTTATGATCGTTATGTTGCTATATGCAAACCTCTTCACTATATGACGATCATGAGCCGTCGTGTATGTATTATTCTTGTACTCATCTCCTGGTATGTGGGTTTCATCCATACTACTAGCCAGCTGGCATTTACTGTTAACTTGCCTTTTTGTGGGCCTAATCAAGTGGATAGATCTTTCTGTGACCTGCCTCTGGTGACTAAGTTGGCCTGCATCGACACTTATGTCATCAGCCTACTCATAGTTGCAGACAGTGGCTTTCTTTCTTTGAGTTCCTTCCTGCTGTTGGTTCTCTCCTACACTGTGATACTCGTCACAGTTAGGAGCCACTCCTCTGCTAGCATGGCCAAGGCCCGCTCCACACTGACTGCTCATATCACTGTGGTCACACTCTTCTTTGGACCATGCATCTTCATCTATGTGTGGCCCTTCAGCAGTTATTCAATTGACAAAGTCCTTGCAGTGTTCTACACCATCTTTACTCCCATTTTAAACCCTGTTATCTATACTCtaaggaataaagaaatgaaggcaGCTATGTCAAAACTGAAGA